From the genome of Streptomyces sp. NBC_01116, one region includes:
- a CDS encoding DUF1990 family protein gives MSTLTYPEVGATRLGPLPRGYHHLHHRTRIGRGAADFAAAGAAVTEWRMHRAAGARVEAPARRAEPGGSVRVSLGLGPLRFTAPCEVIWAAYEEDGRTGFGYGTLAGHPERGEECFVVDLADDGAVWFTVLAFSRPASWYARLAGPLVPLVQHWYARRLGRTLRRIVAAG, from the coding sequence ATGAGCACCCTCACCTACCCGGAGGTCGGCGCGACCCGCCTCGGCCCGCTCCCCCGGGGCTACCACCACCTCCACCACCGCACCCGGATCGGCCGGGGCGCGGCGGACTTCGCGGCCGCCGGGGCGGCGGTGACCGAGTGGCGGATGCACCGCGCCGCGGGCGCGCGGGTGGAGGCCCCGGCGCGGCGCGCCGAGCCCGGCGGCAGCGTCCGGGTCTCCCTGGGCCTCGGGCCGCTGCGCTTCACGGCACCCTGCGAGGTGATCTGGGCGGCGTACGAGGAGGACGGCCGCACCGGCTTCGGCTACGGCACCCTCGCCGGGCATCCGGAACGCGGCGAGGAGTGCTTCGTGGTGGACCTCGCGGACGACGGCGCCGTGTGGTTCACGGTGCTGGCGTTCTCGCGCCCCGCCTCCTGGTACGCCCGGCTCGCCGGACCGCTGGTGCCGCTCGTGCAGCACTGGTACGCCCGCAGGCTCGGCCGTACGCTGCGCCGGATCGTCGCCGCGGGCTGA
- a CDS encoding wax ester/triacylglycerol synthase family O-acyltransferase → MGTELLAPLDLAFWHLESDAHPMHLGALAVFAPAPGAAPGRILDLLGTRASAIPRLRMCVRDVLLPVGGKAWTVDKDFDVHRHVSHVVVDDDDFMAGAGRLAGELMERPLGRGLPPWRMYLIGGAAGGRFAVLVKLHHALADGMRAVAIGAGIFDEIAAVTSARTAARGRPAVPPRSWLPDPREMAGMALGRIGEVGRALGVGASLVRAGRLDLRATTAFTAPSSGTRRLATADLDAGDLQRIRRAEGGTANDVLLAVVAGALRRWMAGRGEPLPADDPRALVPVSRRRPGGASATGNRLSAYLLGLPVTAADPRERLRAVRTAMDRNKADGPLKGAGAVAVLADQLPPLAHRFGAPLAANAARVLFDVLVTSVPLPRSALSLDGCPLTALYPMAPLARGQSLAVALTTYGGRVHVGLVADGKALPDLDRLAAAVEEEFTELYAVITGTDRTPVS, encoded by the coding sequence TTGGGTACCGAGCTCCTCGCCCCGCTCGATCTCGCTTTCTGGCACCTCGAATCGGACGCCCATCCGATGCACCTCGGCGCGCTCGCCGTGTTCGCACCGGCGCCCGGCGCCGCTCCGGGGCGGATCCTCGACCTGCTCGGGACCCGCGCCTCCGCGATCCCCCGGCTGCGCATGTGCGTACGGGACGTCCTGCTGCCGGTCGGGGGCAAGGCCTGGACGGTGGACAAGGACTTCGACGTGCACCGGCACGTCAGCCACGTCGTCGTGGACGACGACGACTTCATGGCCGGGGCCGGACGACTGGCCGGCGAACTGATGGAGCGACCGCTGGGGCGCGGCCTGCCGCCCTGGCGGATGTACCTCATCGGCGGCGCGGCGGGCGGACGCTTCGCCGTCCTGGTCAAACTGCACCACGCCCTGGCCGACGGAATGCGGGCGGTCGCCATCGGGGCCGGGATCTTCGACGAGATCGCCGCCGTCACCAGCGCCCGCACCGCTGCCCGCGGCCGCCCCGCCGTCCCGCCCCGCTCCTGGCTGCCCGACCCCCGGGAGATGGCGGGCATGGCCCTCGGCCGGATCGGCGAGGTCGGCAGGGCACTCGGCGTGGGCGCCTCGCTCGTCCGCGCCGGCCGCCTCGACCTGCGCGCCACGACCGCCTTCACCGCGCCCTCCAGCGGCACCCGCCGCCTGGCCACCGCCGACCTCGACGCCGGGGACCTCCAGCGGATCCGGCGGGCCGAGGGCGGCACCGCCAACGACGTCCTCCTCGCCGTCGTCGCCGGGGCTCTGCGCCGCTGGATGGCCGGGCGCGGCGAGCCGCTGCCCGCCGACGACCCGCGGGCCCTGGTTCCCGTCTCCCGTCGCCGGCCAGGTGGCGCCTCCGCCACCGGCAACCGGCTCTCCGCCTACCTGCTCGGCCTGCCGGTCACCGCGGCCGACCCGCGCGAGCGGCTCCGGGCGGTCCGCACGGCGATGGACCGCAACAAGGCGGACGGCCCCCTGAAGGGCGCGGGTGCCGTCGCCGTACTGGCCGACCAACTGCCGCCGCTGGCACACCGGTTCGGCGCCCCCCTGGCGGCCAACGCAGCCCGCGTGCTGTTCGACGTGCTGGTCACCAGCGTGCCGCTGCCCCGCTCCGCGCTCTCGTTGGACGGCTGCCCGCTGACCGCCCTCTACCCCATGGCCCCGCTGGCCCGGGGCCAGTCCCTGGCGGTGGCCCTGACCACCTACGGCGGGCGGGTGCACGTGGGGCTGGTGGCCGACGGCAAGGCGCTGCCCGACCTCGACCGGCTCGCCGCCGCGGTCGAGGAGGAGTTCACGGAGCTGTATGCCGTCATCACCGGCACGGACCGCACACCAGTGTCCTGA
- a CDS encoding Fpg/Nei family DNA glycosylase: protein MPELPEVEALRVFLDDHLVGKEIARVLPLAISVLKTYDPPLTALEGATVASVARHGKFLDIEAGGLHLCTHLARAGWLRWKDSFPAAPPRPGKGPLALRLVTVDGDGFDLTEMGTRKRLSVHLVHDPLDVPGIARLGPDPLADAFDRDAFAALLAGERRQIKGALRDQSLIAGIGNAYSDEILHVAKMSPFKRTADLDEDDVTRLYTALRTTLQDAVARSGGVEAGKLKAEKKTGMRVHGRTGEACPVCGDTILEVSFSDSSLQYCPTCQTGGRPLADRRLSKFLK, encoded by the coding sequence ATGCCCGAACTGCCCGAAGTCGAAGCCCTGCGGGTCTTCCTCGACGACCACCTCGTCGGCAAGGAGATCGCCCGCGTCCTCCCGCTGGCGATCAGCGTCCTGAAGACGTACGACCCGCCGCTGACCGCCCTGGAGGGCGCGACCGTCGCCTCCGTCGCCCGGCACGGCAAGTTCCTCGACATCGAGGCGGGCGGGCTCCACCTGTGCACCCACCTCGCCCGGGCCGGCTGGCTCCGTTGGAAGGACTCCTTCCCGGCCGCTCCGCCCCGCCCCGGCAAAGGCCCCCTCGCCCTGCGCCTGGTGACCGTCGACGGCGACGGCTTCGACCTCACCGAGATGGGCACCAGGAAGCGCCTCTCGGTCCACCTCGTCCATGACCCCCTGGACGTCCCCGGAATCGCCCGCCTCGGCCCGGACCCCCTCGCCGACGCCTTCGACCGCGACGCGTTCGCCGCGCTGCTCGCCGGGGAGCGCCGGCAGATCAAGGGCGCGTTGCGCGACCAGTCGCTCATCGCGGGCATCGGCAACGCCTACAGCGACGAGATCCTGCACGTCGCGAAGATGTCCCCGTTCAAACGGACCGCCGACCTCGACGAGGACGACGTCACCCGCCTGTACACCGCCCTGCGCACCACGCTCCAGGACGCCGTCGCCCGCTCCGGCGGGGTGGAGGCGGGGAAGCTCAAGGCCGAGAAGAAGACCGGGATGCGGGTCCACGGGCGTACCGGAGAGGCCTGCCCGGTCTGCGGGGACACCATCCTGGAGGTCTCCTTCAGCGACTCCTCGCTCCAGTACTGCCCCACCTGTCAGACCGGCGGCAGACCGCTGGCCGACCGGAGGCTCTCCAAGTTCCTGAAGTGA
- a CDS encoding RNA polymerase sigma factor SigF, whose translation MTTMSARATGTTTPLSDGRIGTQAADVSRELPWIEDAGKVAPQDARALSKIFFDRLQTLEEGTHEHQYARNTLIEMNLSLVRFAASRFRNRGGDDTEDIIQVGTIGLIKAIDRFDLSREVEFATFAVPYIVGEIKRFFRDTTWSVHVPRRLQELRVDLAKAKEQLSAELDRDPTVKELAAHLDLPEEEIIEGLVAANGYSAGSLDTPSAESDSGQEQRAYADVLGEADPGMETVENLHTLAPLLEQLDDRERRIVQMRFGAEMTQSQIGAELGVSQMHVSRLLSRIVQQLRKGMSVEA comes from the coding sequence ATGACGACCATGTCGGCGCGAGCCACCGGAACCACGACGCCGCTGAGCGACGGCCGGATCGGCACGCAGGCCGCGGACGTCTCCCGCGAGCTGCCCTGGATCGAGGACGCCGGGAAGGTCGCCCCGCAGGACGCCCGGGCCCTCTCCAAGATCTTCTTCGACCGCCTCCAGACGCTGGAGGAGGGCACCCACGAGCACCAGTACGCACGCAACACCCTGATCGAGATGAACCTCTCCCTGGTGCGCTTCGCCGCGTCGCGGTTCCGCAATCGCGGCGGCGACGACACCGAGGACATCATCCAGGTCGGCACGATCGGCCTGATCAAGGCGATCGACCGGTTCGACCTGTCCCGCGAGGTCGAGTTCGCCACCTTCGCGGTGCCCTACATCGTCGGGGAGATCAAGCGCTTCTTCCGCGACACCACCTGGTCGGTGCATGTGCCGCGGCGGCTCCAGGAGCTGCGGGTGGACCTCGCCAAGGCGAAGGAGCAGCTCTCCGCGGAGCTCGACCGCGACCCCACCGTCAAGGAGCTGGCCGCCCACCTCGACCTCCCCGAGGAGGAGATCATCGAGGGCCTCGTGGCCGCCAACGGCTACTCGGCCGGTTCGCTCGACACCCCCTCGGCGGAAAGCGACTCCGGCCAGGAGCAGCGGGCGTACGCCGACGTCCTCGGCGAGGCCGACCCGGGCATGGAGACGGTCGAGAACCTGCACACCCTGGCCCCGCTGCTGGAACAGCTCGACGACCGGGAGCGCCGGATCGTGCAGATGCGGTTCGGGGCCGAGATGACGCAGTCGCAGATCGGCGCCGAGCTCGGTGTGTCCCAGATGCATGTGTCGCGTCTGCTCAGCAGGATCGTGCAGCAGCTGCGCAAGGGTATGAGTGTCGAGGCGTGA
- a CDS encoding DUF6777 domain-containing protein → MCSPGRIRRTALAALSAAVLFAVAGCGEGGDRTAKGTTGTAEAKDVLLQPLASPGPGPFTASTARAASPSSTGAPDAEPTSATRTVHPVSGVVPGLYGGTRSVADCDVEQQATLLADDEDKARAFAEASGIEAVQIPGYLKSLTPVVLRADAQVANHGYSAGSATAFQAVLQAGTAVLVDSRGMPRVRCVCGNPLGPPVVADGKVAHRGERWPGYDPARIVAIEPGVKPATSLIIVDVDDNSWIERAMGDSGGRDRTPEDPPPFEPDADLLFPSPGRPSEPAPPDPTPSGPAPSEPREPTDPGPPEPSDDFGDTPPEGPWEYEEESDPDIAPEPTQVFPAEPDGPTGPDDPTGPDEPTGPDEPMEAGLEDVFAG, encoded by the coding sequence GTGTGCTCACCAGGACGTATCCGGCGTACCGCGCTCGCCGCGCTGTCCGCCGCGGTGCTGTTCGCCGTCGCCGGCTGCGGCGAGGGCGGCGACCGTACGGCGAAGGGCACCACGGGCACCGCGGAGGCCAAGGACGTCCTCCTCCAGCCGCTCGCGTCTCCCGGCCCCGGTCCGTTCACCGCGTCCACGGCGCGGGCGGCCTCCCCGTCCTCCACGGGGGCGCCGGACGCCGAGCCGACCTCCGCCACCCGGACGGTCCATCCGGTCTCCGGCGTCGTCCCCGGGCTGTACGGCGGAACCCGGTCGGTCGCCGACTGCGACGTCGAACAGCAGGCCACCCTCCTGGCCGACGACGAGGACAAGGCGCGCGCCTTCGCGGAGGCGTCCGGCATCGAGGCCGTGCAGATCCCGGGCTACCTGAAGTCCCTCACCCCGGTCGTCCTGCGCGCCGATGCCCAGGTCGCCAATCACGGCTACAGCGCCGGCTCGGCCACCGCCTTCCAGGCCGTGCTCCAGGCGGGCACCGCCGTCCTGGTCGACAGCCGGGGGATGCCCCGCGTCCGCTGCGTCTGCGGCAACCCGCTGGGCCCGCCCGTGGTCGCCGACGGGAAGGTCGCCCACCGGGGGGAGCGCTGGCCCGGCTACGACCCCGCGCGCATCGTGGCGATCGAGCCCGGCGTCAAGCCGGCCACCAGCCTGATCATCGTGGACGTCGACGACAACAGCTGGATCGAGCGGGCCATGGGCGACAGCGGCGGCCGCGACCGCACTCCGGAGGACCCGCCGCCGTTCGAGCCCGACGCCGACCTGCTCTTCCCGTCGCCGGGCCGCCCCTCCGAACCCGCGCCCCCGGACCCCACCCCGTCCGGCCCGGCTCCCTCCGAGCCGCGGGAGCCCACGGACCCCGGGCCTCCGGAGCCGTCCGACGACTTCGGTGACACCCCGCCGGAGGGCCCGTGGGAGTACGAGGAGGAGAGCGATCCGGACATCGCACCCGAGCCGACCCAGGTCTTTCCCGCCGAGCCGGACGGGCCCACCGGACCCGATGACCCCACCGGGCCGGACGAGCCCACCGGGCCGGACGAGCCCATGGAGGCGGGCCTTGAGGACGTGTTCGCCGGCTGA
- a CDS encoding SDR family NAD(P)-dependent oxidoreductase: protein MTVTEDSPELAPGIEEFGAGIDPERLAVCLSVLDELDRIEVDHPDAIAVRRATAGIYRTVKQRRRQERRAAKTAHDRAVTEATATGSAERIDDETQGVLPSSSAQAEIAGILQRPRSCYICKTRYVEVDAFYHQLCQPCAKENRSRRDARTDLTGRRALLTGGRAKIGMYIALRLLRDGAHTTITTRFPNDAIRRFKAMEDSDEWIHRLKIVGIDLRDPAQVVALADSVAAEGPLDILINNAAQTVRRSPGAYSELVNAESAPLPAGELPVAEVIGTFGSGTVDRVAALPAARKESLSAQEVTGLALVTGSASPARIAAGTAIDAGGLVPDLHDTNSWVQTVEDVEPIELLEVQLCNSTAPFILISRLRPAMAATAAQHAYVVNVSAMEGVFSRGYKGAGHPHTNMAKAALNMLTRTSAQEMFEKDGILMTAVDTGWITDERPHPDKMRLAEEGFHAPLDLVDGAARVYDPIVRGEGGEALYGCFLKDYAPANW, encoded by the coding sequence ATGACGGTGACAGAGGACAGCCCGGAGCTCGCTCCCGGAATCGAGGAGTTCGGTGCCGGTATCGACCCGGAACGGCTGGCCGTCTGCCTGAGCGTGCTCGACGAGCTGGACCGGATCGAGGTGGACCACCCGGACGCCATCGCCGTCCGCCGGGCCACCGCCGGGATCTACCGGACCGTGAAGCAGCGCCGCCGCCAGGAGCGCCGCGCGGCGAAGACCGCCCACGACCGGGCCGTCACCGAGGCGACGGCGACCGGCTCGGCCGAGCGCATCGACGACGAGACGCAGGGCGTGCTGCCCTCCTCCTCCGCCCAGGCCGAGATCGCGGGCATCCTCCAGCGGCCCCGGTCCTGCTACATCTGCAAGACGCGGTACGTCGAGGTCGACGCGTTCTACCACCAGCTCTGCCAGCCGTGCGCCAAGGAGAACCGCTCGCGCCGCGACGCCCGTACCGATCTGACCGGACGCCGCGCGCTGCTCACCGGCGGCCGGGCGAAGATCGGCATGTACATCGCGCTGCGGCTGCTGCGCGACGGCGCGCACACCACCATCACCACCCGCTTCCCCAACGACGCGATCCGCCGCTTCAAGGCGATGGAGGACAGCGACGAGTGGATCCACCGGCTGAAGATCGTCGGCATCGACCTCCGCGACCCGGCGCAGGTCGTCGCGCTGGCCGACTCGGTCGCCGCCGAGGGGCCGCTGGACATCCTGATCAACAACGCGGCCCAGACGGTCCGCCGCTCCCCGGGCGCCTACAGCGAGCTGGTCAACGCCGAGTCGGCCCCGCTGCCCGCGGGCGAACTGCCCGTCGCCGAGGTCATCGGCACCTTCGGCAGCGGCACCGTCGACCGGGTCGCGGCCCTGCCCGCCGCCCGCAAGGAGTCGCTCAGCGCCCAGGAGGTCACCGGCCTCGCCCTGGTCACCGGCTCCGCCTCGCCGGCCCGGATCGCCGCGGGCACCGCGATCGACGCGGGCGGCCTCGTGCCCGACCTGCACGACACCAACAGCTGGGTCCAGACGGTCGAGGACGTCGAGCCGATCGAGCTCCTCGAAGTCCAGCTCTGCAACTCCACCGCGCCGTTCATCCTGATCAGCCGGTTGCGCCCGGCGATGGCGGCGACCGCCGCGCAGCACGCGTACGTCGTCAACGTCTCGGCGATGGAAGGCGTCTTCAGCCGCGGCTACAAGGGCGCGGGCCACCCGCACACCAACATGGCCAAGGCCGCGCTCAACATGCTGACGCGCACCAGCGCCCAGGAGATGTTCGAGAAGGACGGCATCCTGATGACGGCCGTGGACACCGGCTGGATCACGGACGAGCGTCCGCACCCGGACAAGATGCGCCTCGCCGAGGAGGGCTTCCACGCGCCCCTCGACCTGGTCGACGGCGCGGCCCGGGTCTACGACCCGATCGTGCGCGGCGAGGGCGGCGAGGCCCTCTACGGCTGCTTCCTCAAGGACTACGCCCCCGCCAACTGGTAA
- a CDS encoding SpoIIE family protein phosphatase: MDERVAGALSLPDDWPAHPDLSLALNRMGSFDWDLDSGLMHMDQAALDVFDLTEDEYDDRPASLAPRVPTDEAQRLDGMVSQALKSGRSNYGAYFRIQRRDGTLRWTHTQGFVRRDGTGRPRRIIGIVRDATQELADSTARRELDQERRRRTSLVEGTTAALAHARTVKDVIAVLKNSQGLAHLGATSLVVGLLESGRIHLVADGPEGAYVPGTRYTRVDEQYPMSEVVRTLAPRFIESADDFAASYPILWPDISHLGITSAAYMPLIAQARPIGALGLLYRDKGGFTADERNLLMALGTSIAQSLQRAMLYEQEHDLAEGLQQAMLPRRIPAVPGAQVAVRYRSARLGRDIGGDWYDLIPLPGGRVGAVIGDVQGHDTHAAAVMGQLRIVLRAYAAEGHSPATVMARASVFLHELDTDRFATCTYAEVDLTTGVVQVVRAGHVDPLVRDVDGSCRRMPSEGGLPLGLSAEFGRLEYPVGTVELDPGQTMILFTDGLVELPGSDLDEGMQLLTGFVTNGPQDLQKLADQLCDAVDERGGQDDVAVLLLRRRAAHAPQPGGRLQQHVAQNDPEALSSSRHMIRAAVRAWGAKDRADEIELAADELITNALMHTDGGAVVTIRVLAGTERRLRVDVEDRSSALPRRRDAGESGVSGRGLMLVDRLADVWGVESRGSGKCVWCEFLIPAR, from the coding sequence ATGGATGAGCGGGTAGCGGGTGCCCTGTCACTCCCCGACGACTGGCCCGCCCACCCGGATCTCAGCCTCGCCCTGAACCGTATGGGCAGCTTCGACTGGGATCTCGACAGCGGCCTCATGCACATGGACCAGGCCGCCCTCGACGTGTTCGACCTGACCGAGGACGAGTACGACGACCGGCCCGCCTCGCTGGCGCCGCGCGTGCCGACGGACGAGGCCCAGCGTCTGGACGGGATGGTCTCGCAGGCACTGAAGAGCGGGCGCAGCAACTACGGCGCGTACTTCCGCATCCAGCGGCGGGACGGCACGCTGCGCTGGACCCACACCCAGGGCTTCGTCCGCCGGGACGGCACCGGCCGCCCGCGCCGCATCATCGGGATCGTCCGCGACGCCACCCAGGAACTGGCCGACTCCACCGCCCGGCGCGAGCTGGATCAGGAGCGCCGCCGGCGCACCAGCCTGGTCGAGGGCACCACCGCCGCGCTCGCCCACGCCCGTACGGTCAAGGACGTCATCGCCGTCCTCAAGAACTCCCAGGGGCTCGCCCACCTCGGGGCCACCAGCCTCGTCGTGGGCCTGCTGGAGTCCGGCCGCATCCACCTGGTGGCCGACGGCCCCGAAGGGGCGTACGTCCCCGGCACCCGGTACACCCGCGTGGACGAGCAGTACCCGATGAGCGAAGTGGTCCGCACCCTGGCACCCCGCTTCATCGAGTCCGCCGACGACTTCGCCGCCTCCTACCCGATCCTGTGGCCCGACATCAGCCACCTCGGGATCACCTCCGCCGCCTACATGCCGCTGATCGCCCAGGCCCGACCGATCGGCGCACTCGGCCTCCTCTACCGGGACAAGGGGGGCTTCACCGCCGACGAACGCAATCTGCTGATGGCGCTCGGCACCTCGATCGCCCAGAGCCTCCAGCGCGCGATGCTCTACGAACAGGAGCACGACCTCGCCGAGGGCCTCCAGCAGGCGATGCTGCCGCGCCGGATCCCCGCCGTACCCGGGGCGCAGGTCGCCGTCCGCTACCGCTCGGCCCGCCTCGGCCGCGACATCGGCGGCGACTGGTACGACCTGATCCCGCTGCCCGGCGGCAGGGTCGGCGCCGTCATCGGGGACGTCCAGGGGCACGACACCCACGCCGCCGCCGTCATGGGGCAGCTCCGGATCGTCCTGCGCGCGTACGCCGCCGAGGGGCACAGCCCCGCCACGGTCATGGCGCGCGCCTCCGTCTTCCTCCACGAGCTGGACACCGACCGCTTCGCCACCTGCACCTACGCCGAGGTCGACCTCACCACCGGCGTCGTCCAGGTGGTCCGCGCCGGACACGTCGACCCGCTGGTGCGGGACGTGGACGGGAGCTGCCGCAGGATGCCGTCGGAGGGCGGCCTGCCGCTCGGCCTCTCGGCGGAGTTCGGCCGGCTGGAGTACCCGGTCGGCACGGTCGAGCTGGACCCCGGCCAGACGATGATCCTGTTCACCGACGGTCTCGTCGAGCTGCCGGGCTCCGACCTCGACGAAGGCATGCAACTGCTCACCGGCTTCGTCACCAACGGCCCCCAGGACCTTCAGAAGCTGGCCGACCAGCTCTGTGACGCCGTCGACGAGCGCGGCGGACAGGACGATGTCGCGGTCCTGCTGCTGCGTCGCCGGGCCGCGCACGCCCCGCAGCCGGGCGGGCGGCTCCAGCAGCACGTCGCCCAGAACGACCCCGAGGCGCTGAGTTCGTCCCGGCACATGATCCGGGCCGCGGTCCGGGCCTGGGGAGCGAAGGACCGGGCCGACGAGATCGAGCTCGCGGCCGACGAGCTGATCACCAACGCGCTCATGCACACCGACGGCGGCGCCGTCGTGACGATCCGGGTGCTCGCCGGAACCGAGCGACGGCTCCGCGTCGACGTCGAGGACCGGTCCAGCGCACTGCCCCGACGCCGCGACGCGGGGGAGTCGGGGGTGTCGGGGCGCGGCCTGATGCTGGTCGACCGGCTGGCCGACGTCTGGGGCGTGGAATCCCGTGGCAGCGGCAAATGCGTGTGGTGCGAGTTCCTCATTCCGGCCCGCTGA
- a CDS encoding YndJ family protein — MSALVNAIVMLGMLVVVPAGLRLTGQQELDGIRRLWPLFAVPGAVALWLPRSPAAAALACCYALGTVLLALHAPRRAARGRDLDPAGIALLTALVTPAVAAVALVAERSGHELFGFDLGILALTVPHFHFAGFAAALIAGLVCRVSDGPAGRFAALSVPLGTLLVLVGYFVGDRAELAGALVLTAGMWTVGLLTWRLGRADGRDRTTRLLLLASAAVLVATMLLALSWALGEATGLPHPTLTWMAATHGLGNALGFALCSLLAWRRIRTEEPDRTEGPDRTGGRTA, encoded by the coding sequence GTGTCCGCACTGGTCAACGCCATCGTGATGCTGGGCATGCTCGTCGTCGTGCCGGCCGGGCTGCGGCTGACCGGACAGCAGGAGCTGGACGGGATCCGGCGGCTCTGGCCCCTGTTCGCCGTGCCGGGCGCCGTCGCCCTCTGGCTGCCGCGCTCCCCCGCGGCCGCGGCGCTCGCCTGCTGCTACGCACTGGGAACCGTCCTGCTCGCCCTGCACGCCCCGCGCCGGGCGGCCCGCGGCCGGGACCTCGACCCGGCGGGGATCGCGCTGCTCACCGCGCTGGTCACCCCGGCCGTCGCCGCGGTCGCCCTGGTCGCCGAACGGTCGGGGCACGAGCTGTTCGGGTTCGACCTGGGCATCCTCGCGCTGACCGTGCCGCACTTCCACTTCGCGGGATTCGCCGCCGCCCTGATCGCCGGGCTGGTCTGCCGGGTCTCGGACGGCCCGGCGGGCCGCTTCGCCGCGCTGAGCGTGCCGCTGGGCACCCTGCTGGTCCTCGTCGGGTACTTCGTCGGCGACCGGGCCGAGCTGGCCGGGGCCCTCGTCCTCACCGCCGGCATGTGGACGGTCGGCCTGCTGACCTGGCGCCTGGGGCGCGCCGACGGCCGGGACCGGACGACGCGGCTCCTGTTGCTCGCCTCCGCCGCCGTCCTGGTGGCGACGATGCTGCTGGCGCTGAGCTGGGCGCTCGGCGAGGCGACCGGACTCCCCCACCCCACCCTGACCTGGATGGCCGCCACCCATGGCCTGGGCAACGCGCTGGGCTTCGCGCTCTGCTCGCTGCTGGCCTGGCGGCGCATCCGCACCGAGGAACCCGACCGCACCGAAGGACCCGACCGCACCGGAGGCAGGACCGCATGA
- a CDS encoding lipase maturation factor family protein: MEWFTADGYWLSRLIFQRALAVVYLVAFLSAALQFRALIGERGMLPVAELLRRTPWRAAPGLFRLHYSDRFFAVVAWSGCAVSVALVAGLDGLLPLWGGMLLWALPWVLYLSIVQVGQVWYGFGWESLLLETGFLAVFLGTGDTAAPVLVLWLLRWLLFRVEFGAGLIKMRGDACWRKLTCLDFHHETQPMPGPLSWFFHHLPGPVHRVEVAANHLTQLLVPFLLFTPQPVASAAAGLMVLTQLWLVLSGNFAWLNWLTITLALSAIDWTSLAGPPPEQAAPPLWYEAVVLAVTALVLVLSYRPARNLLSRRQAMNRSYDPLHLVNTYGAFGSISRMRLEVVVEGSADPVGHEGAGWREYGFRGKPGDPRRMPRQYAPYHLRLDWMMWFAALSPAYARSWFGPFAERLLDGDRDTLRLLGHNPFPDGPPRQVRARVFHYRFTGLRELRATGCWWHRTYVREFLRPVSRPPLPEREGGETGRGRR; encoded by the coding sequence ATGGAATGGTTCACCGCGGACGGCTACTGGCTGAGCCGGCTGATCTTCCAGCGGGCTCTGGCGGTGGTCTATCTGGTCGCCTTCCTCTCCGCCGCGCTCCAGTTCCGGGCGCTGATCGGCGAGCGCGGCATGCTGCCCGTCGCCGAGCTGCTGCGGCGCACGCCCTGGCGCGCCGCCCCGGGGCTCTTCCGGCTGCACTACTCGGACCGCTTCTTCGCCGTCGTCGCCTGGAGCGGCTGCGCCGTCTCGGTGGCCCTGGTCGCCGGTCTCGACGGTCTGCTGCCGCTGTGGGGCGGCATGCTGCTCTGGGCGCTGCCGTGGGTGCTGTACCTGTCGATCGTCCAGGTCGGACAGGTCTGGTACGGATTCGGCTGGGAGTCGCTGCTGCTGGAGACGGGGTTCCTGGCGGTCTTCCTCGGCACCGGGGACACGGCCGCGCCGGTGCTGGTGCTGTGGCTGCTGCGGTGGCTGCTGTTCCGGGTGGAGTTCGGCGCGGGGCTGATCAAGATGCGCGGGGACGCGTGCTGGCGGAAGCTGACCTGTCTGGACTTCCACCACGAGACGCAGCCGATGCCGGGACCGCTGAGCTGGTTCTTCCACCATCTGCCGGGACCCGTGCACCGGGTGGAGGTCGCCGCCAACCACCTCACCCAGCTGCTGGTGCCCTTCCTGCTGTTCACCCCGCAGCCGGTGGCGAGCGCGGCGGCCGGTCTGATGGTCCTCACCCAGCTCTGGCTGGTCCTGTCGGGGAACTTCGCGTGGCTGAACTGGCTCACCATCACGCTGGCGCTCTCCGCGATCGACTGGACTTCCCTGGCCGGGCCGCCACCGGAGCAGGCCGCACCGCCCCTCTGGTACGAGGCGGTCGTCCTGGCGGTCACCGCGCTGGTGCTGGTGCTCAGCTACCGCCCGGCGCGCAATCTCCTCTCGCGGCGGCAGGCGATGAACCGGTCCTACGATCCGCTGCACCTGGTCAACACCTACGGGGCGTTCGGCTCCATCAGCCGGATGCGGCTGGAGGTCGTGGTGGAGGGCAGCGCCGATCCGGTGGGGCACGAGGGGGCCGGGTGGCGGGAGTACGGCTTCCGCGGCAAGCCGGGCGATCCGCGCCGGATGCCGCGCCAGTACGCCCCGTACCATCTGCGGCTCGACTGGATGATGTGGTTCGCGGCGCTCTCCCCCGCCTACGCCCGCTCCTGGTTCGGGCCCTTCGCCGAGCGGCTGCTCGACGGTGACCGGGACACGCTGCGGCTGCTCGGCCACAACCCGTTCCCCGACGGGCCGCCCCGGCAGGTGCGCGCCCGGGTGTTCCACTACCGGTTCACCGGGCTCCGGGAGCTGCGGGCCACCGGATGCTGGTGGCACCGCACCTACGTCCGGGAATTCCTGCGGCCCGTCTCCCGGCCGCCGCTGCCGGAGCGGGAGGGCGGGGAGACGGGCCGCGGAAGGCGCTGA